Genomic window (Gemmatimonadota bacterium):
ATCTCTTTTTTTATGGGCACGGTCACGTCGTGCATGATTTTTGAGAGAAATCGATAGGAGGGAATAATGGAAAAGAAACGGATTAACAGATGTATCGAGCTTCTCGAGCAGGGCGAGTATCTCTATTATACGGGTGCTGGCCCCCTTACGTATGAGAATGGGAAGAAGCAGGCAAAGACGTGGGCGGATTTTTTGATGGTGGATTACGAGCACAGTCCGTTTGATGTGGTTGGTCTCCGCGCGTTTATGCAAGGGCTGGTGGATGGCGGTCCCACAAATTCGGGGCATCGCACGCCAACTGTGTTTGCGACGCTGCCGTCTAATTGTCGTACGGTGCAGGAGGTTCGCGCCAATGCATGGCAGATCAGGCATGTTTTGAGTTCGGGGGTACACGGTATTTTGCATACTCATGCGCGGCAGGCCGATGCGGTGAGGGCGTTTGTCGAGGAGTGCAGGTATCCCTTCCAGACGGCCGGACTGGATCGCGGATTGGTGCAGGGACAGCGCGGGGCGGGGGGACAGGGATATGCTGCGGGTATCTGGGGGCTTAAAGGACCGGAGTACACGCAGGTAGCGGATCCGTGGCCGCTGAATCCAGATGGCGAGTTGATGCTGGGGCTTAAAATTGAGGATAGGGAGTGTGTTGCGAATGCCGAGTATATATGCAAGGTACCGGGTCTGGCATTCGCGGAGTGGGGACCGGGGGATATGGGCATGTCCTACGGTTTTGCCGATGCTCACGATCCACCGTATCCGCCGGTTATGGAGGAGGCGCGAAGTATTGTGAAGGGTGCGTGTGATGAGAATGGGATTCATTTTTTGTGTTCGTGGAAGGATTCTTCGAAGAGTGCGGAAGAGAATATCCGGTTTTTGATGGATTGGGGCGTCAGGATTCTCTCTGGCGGCGGAGAAGATCAGGCGAGAATTGGTCGTGCAATTTCGGGCAGGCAGATGCCTGTGTGAGGGAGGAAGGTCGATGGCAAAGAAGCCCAATATTCTGTTCATTTTTAGCGACCAACATCGCCACGATGTGCTCGGCTGTGCCGGACATCCGCTGGTTCAGACGCCGAATCTGGATCGACTAACGGATTGGGGCATGCGTTTTGAGCGGGCGTGGACGCAGTGTCCGGTTTGTATGCCGTGCAGGGCTACGATGATTACGGGGCGATATACGCATGAGTTGGGGTTTACGTCTAATGTTACGGCTGATCGAGGGGATACGGTTGATGATAGTCCTTTTAAGCCCGCATGGCCGACGATTATGAAGCAGTTGCAGGGCGGGGGGTATGAGACGGCGTCAATTGGCAAGACGCACTATCACGGGCGGCCCGGCTCTCAGGAGGCGGGAGCGCGCGGAGAGCGTTTCGATACGCGGCAGTTTGGGGATTTTGTGAAGGATTTTGGGTGGGATTATGTAATGGAGGAATACGACCGGTATGGACACGTTCAGAGCCATGTGAAAAGTCCGTATATGGATTTTCTCGAGGCGCGGGGTCTCCTGGAGGCGCATCAGGAACAGATCCAGGGGATTTACAGGCTTACGCCCACGCACTGGCGGGGCGAGACGAGTGTGTTGCCGCAAGAATGCGAGTTGTCCAGTTTTATTGCCGATCACGCGATGGATTGGTTGCAGTCGCGCGATTCTGAGAAGCCGTTTTATCTCCATCTGGGTTTTGTGCAGCCGCATGTTCCGCTGATGGATGATCCGATTTGGGCGGCTTATTATGCAGATGCGGATATCGAATTGCCGGATATGACGATGCCGAGTGCCACGAATGAGGTTTGGGCAGAAAAGGTCAAACGGCTCAAGGGGCATTCTCAGGTTCAGACTATGACGGATGATTTTGTGCGCGAAGGCATCAGGCATTATCTGGGTGCTGTTTCTCTGGTCGATCAGAAGATTGGCGAGGTGATTGATACGCTGGATAAGTTGGGGGAACTGGACAATACGTGGATTATTTACAGCGCAGACCACGGCGAGATGCTCGGCGAACACCATTTGTGGGCAAAGCACTGTTTTTACGAGGGTTCGGTTCAGGTTCCGCTGATTGTCAGTCCGCCGGATCGCAAGAGCAGAGGGGTTTGTAGCGATCTCACGCAGTTGATTGATGTGGTTTCGACAATTGCAGAGATTGGGCAGGTGGCACCGCCCGAAGGTGCCCGCGGGCAATCACTATTGCCGATGTTGGAACGCGGTTCTGGGGGGTATGATTACGTGTTTTCGACGATTGAGGATTGGACCGGGGTGCGGAATGAGGACTATCGCTTTACGTTGCATGTTCCAACGGAGACGCCCTGTGAGTTGTACGATCTGGCAAGAGATCCGGGCGAGTTGAATAATTGTGTGGAAGATCCCGCCTATGGGGAGATTGTGGATCAGCTCAAAGCGGTCGTTTTGGACCATCGCGCGGGTTGAGGTCTATACAGATGAGTGAACAGGCAGAGATATTGATTGTTGGCGGTGGGGCAATCGGTGTTTGCTCGGCTTATTATTTAAGTGCTGCGGGTAGAGATGTCGCGCTGGTTGATAAAGGCGATATTTGTTCGGGGTGTTCGTATGGAAATGGGGGGCTTGTTGTGCCGAGTCACAGCATACCTCTGTCCGCTCCAGGAGTGGTGTCTCAAAGTCTGAAGTGGATGTTGAATCCAGAGAGTCCGTTTTATATTAAGCCGCGTTTGGACCGGGATTTGATTTCCTGGTTGTGGCATTTTCGCCGTGCATGTAATGAGAAGCATGTTGCGAGTGCAACGCCTGTTATTCGGGCGATGAATATGGCGAGTGTGGCGTTGTTTGAAGATATGGCATCGCTCGAAGGAATGGATTTTGGGTTTGAGAAGAGGGGGACGATCACGGCGTATAGAACCGAGAAGGGTTTGGCAAAGGCGGTTAAAGACGCACGTTTTTTGTCGGAAATGGGGGTTGAGACACGGGTTCTCAATGCCGATGAGATGGTGGCATTAAATCCGGGTATTCGGATACGGACGCTTGGGGGGATATTTTTTCCTGAGGATGCCCATCTCGTTCCGCACCGCTTTGTGCGTGAG
Coding sequences:
- a CDS encoding sulfatase-like hydrolase/transferase, producing the protein MAKKPNILFIFSDQHRHDVLGCAGHPLVQTPNLDRLTDWGMRFERAWTQCPVCMPCRATMITGRYTHELGFTSNVTADRGDTVDDSPFKPAWPTIMKQLQGGGYETASIGKTHYHGRPGSQEAGARGERFDTRQFGDFVKDFGWDYVMEEYDRYGHVQSHVKSPYMDFLEARGLLEAHQEQIQGIYRLTPTHWRGETSVLPQECELSSFIADHAMDWLQSRDSEKPFYLHLGFVQPHVPLMDDPIWAAYYADADIELPDMTMPSATNEVWAEKVKRLKGHSQVQTMTDDFVREGIRHYLGAVSLVDQKIGEVIDTLDKLGELDNTWIIYSADHGEMLGEHHLWAKHCFYEGSVQVPLIVSPPDRKSRGVCSDLTQLIDVVSTIAEIGQVAPPEGARGQSLLPMLERGSGGYDYVFSTIEDWTGVRNEDYRFTLHVPTETPCELYDLARDPGELNNCVEDPAYGEIVDQLKAVVLDHRAG